One Bacteroidota bacterium DNA segment encodes these proteins:
- a CDS encoding VOC family protein — MSNAFIPRIGGVLSADIAVPEHEREARFYARVLSTGENPYWRKDLMNNLGMPVIGLGVRTPAYADLPLQWMPHIQVADVAASAARAVELGGQELMHGKDGDGKSQWAVLLDPNGAAFGIVPVVAASAIPSIEAGTTADGKMHVGSIAWLDLTVANAATTRDFYVQVIGWSAEDVAMKHDGEQYADYNMLAGDGHPLAGVCHARGMNADVPAVWMLYLPVDDLGESLRLVEEEEGKIIKATKGRDGDYASAVVEDPIGVCLALVSI; from the coding sequence ATGAGTAATGCATTTATCCCGCGTATTGGCGGTGTGCTGAGCGCCGACATTGCCGTTCCTGAACATGAACGTGAAGCCCGTTTCTATGCACGCGTGCTCAGTACAGGTGAGAACCCGTACTGGCGAAAGGACCTGATGAACAATCTGGGGATGCCTGTGATAGGTCTGGGGGTACGGACGCCTGCGTATGCTGATCTCCCGCTTCAGTGGATGCCCCACATCCAGGTCGCCGATGTGGCAGCCAGTGCAGCGCGTGCCGTCGAATTAGGTGGCCAGGAGCTTATGCATGGCAAAGATGGCGATGGAAAGAGCCAGTGGGCTGTGCTCCTGGACCCCAATGGCGCTGCGTTTGGCATTGTCCCTGTAGTTGCTGCTTCAGCAATCCCTTCCATTGAAGCAGGAACCACTGCGGACGGTAAAATGCACGTGGGAAGTATCGCCTGGCTTGACCTGACCGTTGCCAACGCTGCAACAACCCGAGACTTCTATGTTCAGGTGATCGGCTGGTCTGCTGAGGATGTCGCGATGAAGCATGATGGTGAGCAATACGCCGACTACAACATGCTTGCTGGTGATGGACATCCTTTGGCCGGTGTTTGTCATGCACGTGGTATGAATGCGGATGTACCGGCTGTTTGGATGCTCTACCTGCCAGTCGACGATCTTGGTGAGAGTCTTCGTCTTGTAGAAGAAGAAGAGGGTAAAATCATCAAAGCTACCAAAGGGCGCGACGGCGACTACGCGTCTGCTGTGGTCGAGGACCCGATAGGCGTGTGTCTGGCTTTGGTGTCAATTTGA
- a CDS encoding cupin, which yields MKQIEPTPYYFDDDGITPNNQLPVLVYRNAIRDLTVEYADYFEKTFQSNNWTNNWRDIIASRDHYHSTTHEVLGISSGSVRLNLGGQNGTAVEVTEGDVLVIPAGVGHYSLVTHENYQVIGGYPDGGDWDMIYNEPEKYLKAKEEIAQLSIPKTDPVYGHGMFLAKFWGRL from the coding sequence ATGAAGCAAATAGAACCTACGCCATACTATTTTGACGACGATGGGATAACCCCTAATAATCAGTTACCTGTACTTGTCTATCGAAATGCCATTCGAGATTTGACTGTCGAATATGCAGACTATTTTGAAAAGACCTTCCAGTCAAATAATTGGACCAACAATTGGCGGGACATCATTGCGTCACGAGATCACTACCACAGTACAACCCATGAAGTACTCGGCATAAGTAGCGGCTCCGTCCGATTAAATCTCGGCGGGCAAAACGGTACTGCAGTTGAGGTGACGGAGGGGGATGTTCTGGTTATTCCTGCAGGTGTTGGGCATTATTCGCTGGTTACCCATGAAAATTATCAGGTGATAGGCGGATATCCTGATGGGGGAGACTGGGATATGATTTACAACGAGCCGGAGAAATATCTGAAGGCAAAAGAGGAAATTGCACAGTTATCAATTCCGAAAACCGATCCAGTTTATGGCCATGGGATGTTCTTGGCAAAATTCTGGGGGAGGCTATAA
- a CDS encoding LysE family transporter, translated as MEFLIYGAVLGLSAGIAPGPLLALVISQTLQHGTREGVRIAVSPLITDAPVICLGLVLFTSMGSPDFMLGIVSFFGAVFVAYMGATSMRQQPFELDLSRQAPRSYLKGALTNVLSLHPYLFWFSVGVPTMLKAHAFSLLSAVGFVVLFYVCMVGVKVVLALSVGRSRHFLTGAKYLWTMRILGVLLIGFAIVLLYDGLLLIGFVK; from the coding sequence GTGGAGTTTTTGATTTACGGGGCGGTATTGGGCCTTTCAGCAGGGATAGCGCCCGGCCCGCTGTTGGCGCTTGTCATTTCCCAAACACTTCAGCATGGGACCCGTGAAGGGGTACGCATAGCTGTGTCTCCTTTGATTACGGATGCACCGGTAATCTGCCTGGGTCTTGTTCTCTTCACCAGCATGGGCAGTCCTGACTTTATGCTCGGGATTGTATCTTTCTTTGGGGCTGTTTTTGTCGCGTATATGGGGGCAACCAGTATGCGTCAGCAACCCTTTGAGCTTGATTTAAGTCGACAGGCCCCTCGCTCTTATTTAAAGGGCGCCCTTACCAATGTGTTAAGCCTGCATCCCTATCTGTTTTGGTTTTCTGTCGGCGTCCCCACAATGCTAAAAGCCCATGCGTTCTCGTTGTTATCTGCTGTGGGATTTGTCGTGCTTTTCTATGTGTGTATGGTGGGCGTAAAAGTGGTACTCGCACTTTCGGTAGGCCGATCGCGTCATTTCCTGACAGGGGCCAAGTACCTGTGGACAATGAGAATCCTCGGTGTGTTACTGATTGGTTTTGCAATCGTACTGCTCTACGATGGGCTTTTGTTGATCGGGTTTGTTAAATAG